TGAAGAGGTAGGCGACGCCCTTCGACCCCGACGTGGCGACCCTGCCGGCGCGCTTGCCGGCCTGGCTCAGGTCCAGCTTCACGTCGGCCACCTGGATCCCGTAGTCCTTCAGGCCGCCCACCTTGCGCGCGTACTTGGCGCTTTCGAGCAGGGCCTTGGTCGGTATGCAGCCCCAGTTGTTGCACACGCCGCCCAACTCCTGGGCCTCCACGCAGGCCACGCTCATGCCGAGCTGAGCCGCCCGGATGGCGGCCACGTAGCCGCCGGGGCCGGAGCCGATCACCACAACGTCGAACCTGTCCGCCACGCTGCCGTCTCCTGTCTATGTATCCCGCGGGACGATCGCGCGCCCCGTCCGTGTCTCTACAGCGCCATCATCACGGGGTCTTCCAGGAAGTCCCTGAGGGTCGCCAGGAACCGCGCGCCCATCGCCCCGTCCACCACGCGGTGATCGCAGCTCATGGTCACCCGCATGCGCGGCCGCACGACCACCTCGCCATCGACCACCGCGGGCTTCTCCTCGACCGCGCCGATGGCCAGAATGCCTGACTCCGGCGGGTTGATGATGGCGGTGAACTCCTGGATCCCGAACATGCCCAGGTTGGACACCGAGAAGGTCGCCCCCTGGTACTCGTCCGGGGCCAGCTTCTTCTCGCGCGCCCGCCCGGCCATTTCGCGCACCTCGCGCCCGATGTCGGCGACGCCCTTGACGTCGGCGTCGCGGATCACCGGCGTAATGAGGCCGTCCTGGACGGCCACCGCCACACCCACGTGCACGCGTCCGTAGCGGACTATGGTGTCGCCCTGCCAGGACGCGTTCACCTCCGGGTGGCGCCGCAGCGCCACCGCGGTCGCCTTCAGGATGAGGTCGTTGAGCGACACCTTCTCGCCGCGCGACTCGAGTCGCGCGTTGATCCGCTTGCGCGCCTCCAGCAGCCGGCCGACATCGGCCTCGATCGTCAGATAGAAGGTCGGAATCGGGCCGATCGATTGGACCAGGCGCTTGGCGATGGCCTTGCGCATCTGGGAGACCTTGACGCTCTCGGTCTCCGCGCGCGCGCCTGCGCCGACGACCACGGGCGCGCCCGCGGGCGCCGCCACGGCGCCCTCCACGTCCCGCTTGACGATGCGCCCGCCCGGGCCGCTGCCGCTGATCGAGGCGAGATCGAGACCGCGCTCTTCCGCCAGTCGGCGCGCCAGCGGAGACGCGCGCAGCCGGCCGTCGCCGGACCCGGCGGGCGCCACGGCGGTTTCTTCGACGCCGCTTGCCTCCGCCCCCGCGTCAGTCGGCCCCGGGTCCTTCGGTGCCACGGCCGAAGCCTGCTGCTCGCCCGGCTCGGCGGCGGGGGCGTCGGCCGCGGCGCCCGCGCCGGGCGCGCCCGCCCCATCCACGATCGCGGAGATGTCCTCGTCCGCGGCCGCGATCACACCGATCACGGCGCCGACCTCGGCGGTCTCTCCTTCGGCGAGGAGCACCGCGCGCAGCACACCGGCGCCGCGCGCGACCAGCTCCATCGTCGCCTTGTCGGTCTCGATCTCGGCGAGAATGTCGCCCTCGGCGACGTCGTCGCCTTCGCCCTTCAGCCAGGAGACGAGTTGTCCCTCCTCCATCGTGGGGGACAGCGCCTCCATGTGAACCTTGGTGGCCATGTGGTCGCTCAGTCTCTCGCGGCGCCCGGCGCGCGCGTCGGCGTCATCTGTACAACACCCGGTTGCAGGCCTCGATGGTACGCTCCACGCTCGGCTTGGCGAGCTTCTCCAGCTCCTTGCTGTAGGGCATGGGAGCGTCGGTCTGGTGCACCCGCAGAACCGGAGCGTCCAGCCAGTCGAATGCGTTTTCCTGCACCTGCGCCACGACCTCGGCGCCGATGCCGCTGTAGCCCCAGCCCTCCTCCAGGTAGACCGCGCGATTGGTCTTGCGTACGGAGTCGACTACGCGGTCCAGGTCCAGCGGGCGCAAAGACCTCAGGTCCACCACCTCCGCGTCCACGTCGTCCTTGGCCAGACGCTCGGCTGCCTGCAGGGCGAGATTGACCATCTTGCCGTGCGTCAGAATGGACACGTCCGCGCCCGCGCGCTTCACCTCCGCCACGCCCAGCGGGATGACGAAATCGGGGTCCTCGGGCACCTCTCCCTTCATGGCGTAGAGGACCTCGCCCTCCAGCACGAGGACGGGGTCGTCGTCGCGGATGGCGGCCTTGAGCAAGCCCTTGGCGTCGGCGGGCGTGCCGGGGACCACGACCTTGAGCCCGGGGAAGTGCGCGTAGGATGCCTCGAGCGCCTGGGAGTGCTGCGCGGAAAGCTGGAGCGCGGCGCCCGTGGGGCCGCGGAACACGATCGGGCAGCTGAACTGGCCCGCGGTCATGTAATGCACCTTGGCGGCGCTGTTGATGATCTGGTCGTTCGCCAGGATCGCGAAGTTCCAGGTCATGAACTCGATGACCGGACGCAGCCCGGCCATCGCCGCCCCGACGCCGAGGCCCGCGAAACCCAACTCGGTGATGGGCGTGTCGACCACGCGGCGCTCGCCGAAGCGCTCCAGCAGGCCCCTGGAAACCTTGTAAGCGCCGTCGTACTGGCCCACCTCCTCGCCCATGAGGAACACGTCCGGATCGCGCTCCAGCTCCTCGGCGAGCGCCTGATTCAGGGCGTCGCGGTAGGTGATGACCGCCATCAGTCCGCGACCTCGCCCGCGGCCCGTCCCAGCGCCGGGTCCGGCGCCCCGACGCCCTCGAAGAAGAGATCTCCGTGGTCGTTGATCTGGG
This region of Gemmatimonadota bacterium genomic DNA includes:
- a CDS encoding pyruvate dehydrogenase complex E1 component subunit beta; translation: MAVITYRDALNQALAEELERDPDVFLMGEEVGQYDGAYKVSRGLLERFGERRVVDTPITELGFAGLGVGAAMAGLRPVIEFMTWNFAILANDQIINSAAKVHYMTAGQFSCPIVFRGPTGAALQLSAQHSQALEASYAHFPGLKVVVPGTPADAKGLLKAAIRDDDPVLVLEGEVLYAMKGEVPEDPDFVIPLGVAEVKRAGADVSILTHGKMVNLALQAAERLAKDDVDAEVVDLRSLRPLDLDRVVDSVRKTNRAVYLEEGWGYSGIGAEVVAQVQENAFDWLDAPVLRVHQTDAPMPYSKELEKLAKPSVERTIEACNRVLYR
- a CDS encoding pyruvate dehydrogenase complex dihydrolipoamide acetyltransferase; the protein is MATKVHMEALSPTMEEGQLVSWLKGEGDDVAEGDILAEIETDKATMELVARGAGVLRAVLLAEGETAEVGAVIGVIAAADEDISAIVDGAGAPGAGAAADAPAAEPGEQQASAVAPKDPGPTDAGAEASGVEETAVAPAGSGDGRLRASPLARRLAEERGLDLASISGSGPGGRIVKRDVEGAVAAPAGAPVVVGAGARAETESVKVSQMRKAIAKRLVQSIGPIPTFYLTIEADVGRLLEARKRINARLESRGEKVSLNDLILKATAVALRRHPEVNASWQGDTIVRYGRVHVGVAVAVQDGLITPVIRDADVKGVADIGREVREMAGRAREKKLAPDEYQGATFSVSNLGMFGIQEFTAIINPPESGILAIGAVEEKPAVVDGEVVVRPRMRVTMSCDHRVVDGAMGARFLATLRDFLEDPVMMAL